The proteins below come from a single Serratia fonticola genomic window:
- the xylR gene encoding D-xylose utilization transcriptional activator XylR (D-xylose enhances binding of XylR to the xyl promoter and activates transcription.), translating into MFKKRYRITLLFNANKVYDRQVVEGVGEYLQASQSDWDIFIEEDFRCRIDNIKDWLGDGVIADFDDRNIEQLLRNVQVPLVGVGGSYHREADYPPVHYIATDNHALVEAAFMHLKEKGLNRFAFYGLPVEGGKRWAQEREQAFRQLVAAEQYQGVVYQGMETAPENWQYAQNRLADWVQTLPQQTGIIAVTDARARHLLQVCEHLDIPVPEKLCVIGIDNEELTRYLSRVALSSVVQGTRQMGYRAAKLLHQLLDQRELPLQRILVPPVKVIERRSTDFRSLRDPAVIQAMHYIRYHACKGIKVEQVLDAVGMSRSNLEKRFKDETGQTIHNAIHQEKLDRARNLLTATSLPINEISQMCGYPSLQYFYSVFKKGYDMTPKECRDRFGEVGY; encoded by the coding sequence ATGTTTAAGAAGCGCTACCGTATTACGCTGCTGTTCAACGCCAATAAAGTGTATGACCGCCAGGTAGTGGAGGGCGTTGGGGAGTATTTACAGGCGTCGCAAAGCGATTGGGATATCTTTATCGAAGAGGATTTTCGCTGCCGAATCGATAATATCAAGGACTGGCTGGGGGACGGCGTGATCGCCGATTTCGACGATCGGAATATTGAGCAGCTGTTGCGCAACGTCCAGGTGCCGCTGGTTGGCGTCGGGGGCTCTTATCATCGGGAGGCGGATTACCCGCCAGTGCATTACATCGCCACCGATAACCATGCGCTGGTGGAAGCAGCGTTTATGCACCTGAAAGAAAAAGGGCTGAACCGCTTTGCGTTCTATGGCCTGCCGGTGGAGGGGGGTAAGCGCTGGGCGCAGGAGCGTGAACAGGCTTTCCGCCAGTTGGTGGCGGCGGAACAGTATCAAGGGGTGGTGTATCAAGGGATGGAAACCGCGCCGGAGAACTGGCAATACGCCCAGAACCGCCTGGCTGACTGGGTGCAGACCTTGCCCCAGCAGACCGGGATTATAGCCGTTACCGATGCGCGGGCGCGCCACCTGTTACAGGTGTGCGAGCACCTGGATATTCCAGTGCCGGAAAAGCTCTGTGTGATTGGCATCGATAACGAAGAGTTGACGCGTTACCTCTCACGCGTGGCGTTGTCGTCGGTGGTGCAGGGGACACGCCAGATGGGCTATCGTGCCGCCAAGCTGTTGCATCAACTGCTTGATCAGCGCGAACTGCCGCTACAGCGTATTCTGGTGCCGCCGGTGAAGGTGATTGAACGGCGGTCCACCGATTTCCGTTCACTGCGCGACCCAGCGGTGATCCAGGCCATGCACTATATCCGTTACCATGCCTGCAAGGGGATCAAGGTGGAGCAGGTACTGGATGCGGTGGGAATGTCCCGTTCCAATCTGGAAAAACGCTTCAAGGATGAAACCGGCCAGACGATCCATAACGCCATCCACCAAGAGAAGCTCGATCGCGCCCGCAATTTACTCACCGCGACTTCGTTACCCATCAACGAAATTTCCCAGATGTGTGGCTACCCATCGTTGCAATACTTCTATTCGGTGTTCAAGAAAGGCTATGACATGACGCCCAAAGAGTGCCGCGATCGTTTTGGGGAGGTCGGCTATTGA
- a CDS encoding esterase-like activity of phytase family protein translates to MHKLPSRLALLASCLAFSTTLWAQAQEVPAVLAGHAVLPVKSSVTAPQDAPTDLQQSGKYTSGKRITELGSVAGKSADRLTGIGLPINGQPLQGHSGIKHMPDGTYWVLTDNGFGSKANSQDAMLYLNHYRIDFKEGTVTPLKTLFLHDPDKKVPFHIVNESTDKRYLTGSDFDPESFQFADDALWIGDEFGPYLIKADLNGKVLAVFDTQVDGKVVKSPDNPTLTLPGAPDGKQNFQVARSKGFEGMAVSPDGSKLYPLLEGALWDGEQFENVAGKRYLRVLEFDVKQQAWTGRSWQYVLEDNQNAIGDFNMIDANHGLVIERDNGEGIADKACAAGAPTDNCFSQIAKFKRVYKIAFSDANVGKPVEKLAYIDLLNIQDPQKLARKPLNNGVLTFPFFTIENVDVVDGSHIIVGNDNNFPFSSSREPNVADDNEFILLDVKALLQP, encoded by the coding sequence ATGCATAAATTACCGTCCCGCCTGGCACTGTTGGCCAGTTGCTTGGCATTTAGCACCACGCTATGGGCGCAGGCTCAGGAAGTTCCCGCCGTGCTGGCCGGGCACGCCGTATTACCGGTGAAGTCCAGCGTCACGGCTCCCCAGGATGCGCCAACCGATCTGCAACAGAGCGGTAAATACACCAGCGGCAAACGCATCACCGAACTGGGCAGCGTAGCGGGAAAATCTGCCGATCGGCTGACCGGCATCGGGCTACCCATCAATGGCCAGCCGTTGCAGGGGCATTCCGGCATCAAACACATGCCGGATGGCACCTACTGGGTGCTGACCGATAACGGCTTTGGCAGTAAAGCCAACTCGCAGGACGCCATGCTGTATCTCAACCATTACCGTATCGATTTCAAGGAAGGCACGGTAACGCCGCTAAAAACGCTGTTCCTGCACGATCCCGATAAAAAGGTCCCGTTCCATATCGTCAATGAAAGCACCGACAAGCGTTACCTGACCGGCAGCGATTTCGACCCGGAAAGCTTCCAGTTTGCCGACGATGCCCTATGGATCGGCGATGAATTTGGCCCTTACCTGATTAAAGCGGATCTGAACGGCAAGGTGCTGGCGGTGTTTGATACCCAGGTTGACGGCAAGGTAGTGAAATCGCCGGATAACCCGACGCTGACGCTGCCAGGTGCGCCGGACGGCAAGCAGAACTTCCAGGTCGCGCGCTCCAAGGGCTTTGAAGGAATGGCGGTATCACCGGATGGCAGCAAGCTATATCCCCTGCTGGAGGGGGCGCTGTGGGACGGCGAACAGTTTGAGAACGTGGCGGGCAAACGCTACCTGCGGGTGCTGGAGTTTGACGTCAAACAGCAGGCATGGACTGGCCGCAGCTGGCAGTACGTTTTGGAAGATAATCAGAACGCCATCGGTGATTTCAATATGATCGACGCCAATCATGGGCTGGTGATCGAACGTGATAATGGTGAAGGCATCGCCGATAAAGCCTGTGCGGCAGGCGCGCCAACGGATAACTGCTTCAGCCAGATCGCCAAATTCAAACGGGTCTACAAAATAGCGTTTTCCGATGCCAACGTCGGCAAACCGGTAGAAAAACTGGCGTATATCGATTTGCTGAACATTCAGGATCCGCAGAAGCTGGCGCGTAAACCGCTGAATAACGGCGTGCTGACCTTCCCGTTCTTCACTATCGAGAATGTCGATGTGGTGGATGGCAGCCATATTATCGTGGGGAACGACAATAACTTCCCGTTCTCTTCCAGCCGCGAACCCAACGTGGCAGACGATAACGAATTTATTTTGTTGGATGTTAAAGCCCTACTACAGCCGTAA